A window of the Synechococcus sp. JA-3-3Ab genome harbors these coding sequences:
- a CDS encoding GAF domain-containing sensor histidine kinase: MPLQAFVDPDSTFLIQLQAANQIVQELVLLSSQEASEAAEPEVWEQGLLKLAQTLVHQMVSRLGVASARLWFFDPQEGCFRSVAHAGLLSPAHAQIERIYPDDSPMGRVVQQGLPLLSNNPDQEVWMPAPEWVRANGLRGFVAYPINRGEERLGALALLSRTPLEASFVEVVKFLCSYTASAIINAKLLERSRRQAVREALLNRITSTVHRFLQWDQIVSTALKELQHAFLSKGVKGLSRCCFYSINPDQETVQVTHEALSPGLAPSLGQVYRIQDFGSLCERLQEGQVVQIALHMQPAQEHLLPPQGLAAFQALQARSAVLIPLQAVGSAGAGLGEAGGRDPQTGRSDLAAAPGGMIGLLGVYLTTPHPWQPEEIDLLRSVAYQLAIALTRSSLFERAHRQAERLALLHSITAAIRSSLEPTTLFHAITQQIGAAFQADVCILALWQPEQEMLHPVGIYAPELTPAVRVSGTEPLLDAPLTGSLQKPWPEPGIPPELSETVQAKLRLAASLLTTLKEPVVVPDDLKPQRQGSGLLWVPLFASDQPQRQQEVLGGIALLRYPHGGSPWQPEDLELAEAVAEQAGIALQQAQLYEQTRISAQRESLLRQVAQRLSGTYDPHQVVEIALEGMAEVLQVDRCTFVAPRSGYGPSAQQPAAAPEPLAILQEYRRQPGIPSQVGQTLTPELSQLIWVSCYTHLDTLLIPDVQTFPLPLPTRQTLLQKGIRSLLCVPLVTDANQIAGVLCASIPPLATAGRKPPTADTAPEAAGFAPADRDLVEALADIAAVALQRASFYEQVRRQEATAAALQGLTEGREAESRRLAADLHDQTLADLGALSRQIQELAGDPTLSPAGQAQLRVMSVQLQETMAELRGIVEDLQPLAMRAFNLGPALRSLLERAAQRSPHPLLTRFDNRADGLLSRLSPACQSNIFRIVQEALNNIVKHAGARRIDITIQPKVQAGSGAEEPSVNPEAPYTHLELKIIDDGRGMPEFNGGIDPDQKPGHGHGLLNMRYRAELIGATITWRNRRLGSGTVVELQIPLPPPS; the protein is encoded by the coding sequence ATGCCTTTGCAGGCTTTTGTCGATCCGGATTCCACTTTCTTGATCCAGCTTCAGGCTGCCAACCAAATCGTTCAGGAACTGGTGCTGCTCTCTTCGCAAGAGGCTTCAGAAGCGGCGGAGCCGGAGGTGTGGGAGCAAGGCCTGCTCAAGTTGGCTCAAACCCTAGTGCACCAGATGGTGAGCCGCCTGGGCGTGGCCTCCGCTCGCCTCTGGTTTTTCGACCCGCAAGAGGGTTGCTTTCGGTCGGTGGCCCATGCTGGCCTGCTCAGCCCTGCCCACGCCCAAATTGAGCGAATCTACCCCGATGACAGCCCTATGGGGCGTGTGGTCCAGCAAGGGTTGCCCCTCTTGAGCAACAACCCGGATCAAGAGGTCTGGATGCCTGCCCCGGAGTGGGTGAGGGCCAATGGCCTGCGGGGCTTTGTCGCCTACCCAATTAACCGCGGGGAGGAGCGGCTGGGCGCTTTGGCTCTGCTGAGCCGGACACCCTTGGAGGCCAGCTTTGTAGAAGTAGTGAAGTTTCTTTGTTCCTATACGGCCAGCGCCATTATCAATGCCAAGCTGCTGGAGCGCAGCCGCCGACAGGCGGTGCGGGAGGCGTTGCTCAACCGCATCACCAGCACTGTCCACCGCTTTCTGCAGTGGGATCAAATCGTCAGCACTGCCCTGAAGGAGCTGCAGCACGCCTTTCTCTCGAAAGGGGTGAAGGGGCTGAGCCGCTGTTGTTTTTACAGTATCAACCCGGATCAGGAGACGGTTCAGGTCACCCACGAGGCCCTAAGCCCTGGGCTGGCCCCGTCCCTGGGGCAGGTGTACCGGATCCAAGACTTTGGCTCGCTGTGCGAGCGGTTGCAGGAGGGGCAGGTGGTGCAAATAGCCCTGCATATGCAGCCGGCTCAGGAACATCTGTTGCCGCCGCAGGGACTGGCCGCTTTCCAGGCGCTACAGGCTCGCTCGGCGGTGCTGATCCCGTTGCAAGCGGTGGGCTCAGCAGGAGCCGGGCTGGGGGAAGCCGGCGGCAGGGATCCGCAGACGGGCCGATCCGACTTGGCTGCTGCGCCAGGGGGGATGATCGGGCTGCTGGGGGTATACCTAACTACACCCCACCCCTGGCAGCCGGAGGAGATTGACCTGTTGCGCTCGGTGGCCTACCAACTGGCGATTGCCCTAACTCGTTCCAGCCTGTTTGAGCGGGCCCATCGGCAGGCGGAACGGCTGGCGCTGTTGCACTCGATCACAGCGGCAATTCGCTCCAGCCTGGAGCCCACCACTCTCTTCCACGCGATTACCCAGCAGATTGGTGCGGCTTTTCAGGCGGATGTGTGTATCTTGGCCCTTTGGCAGCCAGAACAGGAGATGCTGCATCCTGTGGGCATCTATGCGCCGGAGCTCACCCCTGCCGTGCGCGTGAGCGGGACGGAGCCCTTGCTGGATGCCCCGCTGACGGGATCCCTCCAGAAGCCCTGGCCGGAGCCGGGGATCCCGCCGGAATTGTCGGAAACGGTTCAGGCCAAGTTGCGCTTGGCAGCCAGCCTGCTGACCACCTTGAAGGAGCCGGTGGTGGTGCCGGATGACTTGAAGCCGCAGCGGCAGGGAAGCGGGCTGTTGTGGGTGCCTTTGTTTGCCTCTGACCAGCCGCAGCGACAACAGGAAGTGTTGGGGGGTATTGCCCTGCTGCGCTACCCTCACGGCGGATCCCCCTGGCAGCCGGAGGATCTGGAGTTGGCGGAAGCCGTGGCCGAGCAGGCGGGGATCGCCCTCCAACAGGCGCAACTTTACGAGCAAACCCGCATCTCGGCCCAGCGGGAAAGCTTGTTGCGCCAGGTCGCCCAGCGCCTCAGCGGCACCTATGATCCCCACCAAGTGGTAGAGATTGCCCTCGAGGGCATGGCGGAAGTTTTGCAGGTCGATCGCTGTACTTTTGTGGCGCCGCGGAGCGGCTATGGGCCGAGCGCCCAACAGCCTGCAGCGGCTCCAGAACCCCTCGCCATTCTTCAGGAATACCGCCGTCAGCCGGGGATCCCTTCCCAGGTGGGGCAGACGTTGACCCCTGAGCTGAGCCAGCTCATTTGGGTAAGTTGCTACACCCATCTGGACACGCTGCTGATCCCCGATGTCCAAACCTTTCCGCTGCCCCTTCCCACCCGCCAGACGCTGTTGCAGAAGGGCATCCGCTCCCTACTGTGTGTACCTCTGGTTACCGATGCCAACCAGATTGCGGGTGTGCTCTGCGCCTCCATTCCGCCCCTGGCGACGGCAGGCCGGAAGCCTCCAACTGCCGATACTGCCCCCGAAGCCGCCGGATTTGCCCCTGCAGATAGGGACTTGGTGGAAGCGCTGGCGGACATTGCGGCAGTGGCGCTGCAGCGGGCCTCCTTCTACGAGCAGGTTCGCCGTCAAGAGGCGACGGCAGCAGCCTTGCAAGGGCTGACCGAGGGGCGAGAGGCGGAAAGTCGTCGCCTGGCCGCCGATCTGCACGATCAGACCCTAGCGGATCTGGGAGCTCTGTCTCGTCAGATTCAGGAGCTCGCCGGCGATCCGACCCTCAGCCCTGCCGGCCAGGCTCAGCTACGCGTCATGAGCGTCCAACTGCAGGAGACCATGGCCGAGTTGCGGGGGATCGTCGAGGATCTGCAGCCGCTGGCCATGCGGGCTTTTAACCTGGGCCCGGCTCTGCGCAGCCTTCTGGAACGGGCGGCCCAGCGTTCTCCTCACCCGCTTCTCACCCGCTTCGACAACCGCGCCGATGGCCTGCTCTCCCGTCTCAGCCCTGCCTGCCAAAGCAACATCTTTCGGATCGTGCAGGAGGCGCTGAACAACATCGTCAAACACGCAGGGGCACGGCGCATCGACATCACCATTCAGCCCAAGGTTCAAGCCGGTAGCGGCGCAGAGGAGCCTTCTGTCAATCCCGAAGCCCCTTACACCCACCTGGAGCTGAAGATCATCGACGATGGCCGTGGCATGCCGGAGTTCAACGGTGGGATCGATCCCGATCAGAAACCTGGCCACGGCCATGGATTGCTCAACATGCGCTACCGAGCCGAGCTAATCGGGGCAACCATCACCTGGCGCAACCGCCGCTTGGGTAGCGGCACAGTGGTGGAGCTGCAGATCCCTTTGCCCCCCCCTTCCTAA
- the gltX gene encoding glutamate--tRNA ligase has translation MSVRVRLAPSPTGNLHIGTARTAVFNWLYARRHGGQFILRIEDTDRERSSPRYTRNILAGLAWLGLDWDEGPIYQSNRIARYQAVVQQLLDQGLAYRCYVSEVELEAMRAAQKAAGKAPRYDNRHRFLTEEQRRAYEAEGRQPVIRFKIEEPLEVSWVDLIRGPITWNTQDLGGDMVIARADGYPLYNLAVVVDDIDMGITHVIRGEDHIGNTPKQILLYRALGHEPPQFAHSPLILNPEGKKLSKRDGATSVAEFQQMGFLPEALKNYLALLSWSPPDGEEIFSLEKAATMFDFDRVNRAAARFDWNKLNWINSQYIKQLSPAELVERLTPFWQAAGFDLGSVPDPTWLEEVACLIAEGIDRLTEAPPLSRFLFQEPLSYSLPALEQLRLPGVAEAMAAMATTLAAAELPQPVSADSLKPLVEEVAKSQGMKKGLLLKSLRAALTGDLQGPDLMASFALLQRRGWALGRLEAVQKVVA, from the coding sequence GTGAGTGTTCGCGTTCGCCTTGCCCCTAGCCCAACTGGCAACTTGCACATCGGCACCGCCCGGACGGCGGTGTTTAACTGGCTCTACGCTCGCCGCCACGGTGGCCAGTTCATTTTGCGCATCGAAGACACCGACCGCGAGCGCTCTTCCCCCCGCTACACCCGCAACATCTTAGCAGGGCTAGCCTGGCTGGGACTGGATTGGGATGAGGGGCCCATCTACCAGTCCAACCGCATCGCGCGCTACCAAGCGGTGGTGCAGCAGCTTTTGGACCAGGGGCTGGCTTACCGCTGCTATGTCAGCGAGGTGGAGCTAGAAGCAATGCGCGCTGCGCAGAAGGCCGCCGGCAAGGCTCCCCGCTACGATAACCGCCACCGCTTTCTCACTGAGGAGCAGCGACGGGCCTATGAAGCCGAGGGTCGGCAGCCGGTGATCCGTTTCAAGATCGAGGAGCCCCTGGAGGTGTCGTGGGTGGATCTTATCCGCGGCCCCATTACCTGGAACACCCAGGATTTGGGGGGAGACATGGTGATCGCGCGGGCGGATGGCTACCCTCTCTACAACCTGGCAGTGGTGGTGGACGACATCGACATGGGCATCACCCATGTCATCCGTGGCGAAGACCATATCGGCAACACGCCTAAGCAGATCTTGCTCTACCGCGCTCTGGGTCATGAACCGCCGCAGTTTGCCCATTCTCCCCTGATCCTGAATCCAGAAGGGAAGAAGCTCTCCAAGCGGGATGGGGCGACCTCGGTGGCGGAGTTTCAGCAGATGGGCTTCTTGCCGGAAGCTCTCAAGAATTACTTGGCTTTGCTCAGTTGGTCGCCTCCCGATGGGGAAGAGATCTTCTCGTTGGAAAAGGCGGCTACGATGTTTGACTTCGACCGGGTCAACCGGGCTGCCGCTCGTTTTGATTGGAACAAGCTCAACTGGATCAACAGCCAGTACATCAAGCAGCTCTCCCCGGCAGAATTGGTGGAGCGGCTGACACCCTTTTGGCAGGCGGCGGGGTTTGACCTGGGATCCGTGCCGGATCCCACTTGGCTGGAAGAGGTGGCCTGCCTAATCGCCGAGGGCATCGACCGCCTGACGGAGGCTCCTCCCCTGAGCCGCTTTTTGTTTCAAGAGCCCCTCAGCTACTCGTTGCCGGCTCTGGAACAGTTGCGCCTGCCGGGGGTGGCGGAAGCGATGGCCGCCATGGCCACCACGTTGGCTGCTGCTGAGTTGCCCCAGCCAGTTTCCGCGGACAGCCTAAAACCGCTGGTGGAAGAGGTGGCCAAAAGCCAGGGGATGAAAAAGGGCCTGCTGCTGAAAAGCTTGCGGGCCGCCCTGACAGGGGATCTGCAGGGGCCGGATTTGATGGCCTCTTTTGCGCTGTTGCAGCGGCGGGGCTGGGCTTTGGGGCGGCTGGAGGCGGTGCAGAAGGTGGTTGCCTGA
- a CDS encoding DUF2555 domain-containing protein, whose product MSARSKVEALPKGMDPRQFTAADVAAIAERLERNEYPNVFDCLEDWHTLRAIAFYSPELVAPYAHLLEWEVDED is encoded by the coding sequence ATGTCTGCCCGATCCAAAGTAGAAGCCCTCCCCAAGGGCATGGATCCCCGCCAGTTCACTGCAGCCGATGTGGCGGCCATTGCGGAGCGTCTGGAGCGCAACGAGTACCCCAACGTGTTCGACTGCCTGGAGGATTGGCACACCCTGCGGGCCATTGCCTTTTACTCTCCCGAGCTGGTGGCTCCTTATGCCCATCTGTTGGAGTGGGAAGTGGATGAAGACTAG
- a CDS encoding DUF4404 family protein, producing the protein MAESKLRQLLHDLDVELQKTSGLDERQRQHIAAIRQEVEAVLAELGSPTKGQQNPGRKARIGEALALFETSHPNLTLILEQVIDTLAGMGL; encoded by the coding sequence ATGGCCGAATCAAAACTGCGACAACTGCTGCACGATCTGGATGTTGAGCTGCAAAAAACCTCCGGCTTGGATGAAAGGCAGCGGCAGCACATTGCCGCCATCCGCCAGGAGGTGGAAGCCGTGCTGGCAGAGCTGGGATCCCCAACCAAGGGCCAACAAAACCCAGGGCGCAAAGCTCGCATTGGGGAAGCGCTGGCACTGTTTGAAACCTCTCACCCCAACCTCACGCTGATCCTGGAGCAGGTGATTGACACATTGGCAGGAATGGGTTTGTAG
- a CDS encoding RNA-guided endonuclease InsQ/TnpB family protein, giving the protein MIITHEYRILPSDDQAALMTEWLELLRRQWNDALGQRLDWLTATRCPIDRCSLVSCPLPVSEAPLEPNYYRQAGSLKQIKQLFPAYRGIYAEVLQQNLMRLDKAWKAWQVPDSTGKRRGRPRFKKAGELRSFTFPRINCPKAGAHLEGETLRLSKIGSMPVVLHRPLPEGFVPKTCTVVRKADGWYVCISLEDKSVPLPEPVPIKKAVGIDVGLDRFLTTSDGEVVPIPRYYRRAQKHLARQQRQLSRKVKGSANWKRQATKVACLQLHVARQRKAFHYQVAHWLVGQYDLLVVEDLNVRGLARTRLAKSILDAAWGQFLDILTAVAVKRGKQVLRVDPRGTSQNCCVCEERVPKALSERVHDCPRCGSWDRDLNAAIEILKRGLRSPRIRGDIGGRWDCRSLAVEDPGLPVR; this is encoded by the coding sequence ATGATTATCACCCACGAGTACCGGATCCTGCCCAGCGACGACCAAGCCGCTCTGATGACCGAGTGGCTGGAATTGTTGCGGCGGCAGTGGAACGACGCTCTGGGGCAGAGACTGGACTGGCTGACCGCAACCCGTTGCCCAATTGACCGTTGCAGTCTTGTCTCGTGCCCGTTGCCTGTGTCAGAAGCTCCGCTGGAGCCGAATTATTATCGGCAGGCGGGATCCCTCAAACAAATCAAGCAACTGTTCCCGGCCTACCGGGGCATTTACGCCGAGGTGCTGCAGCAAAACTTGATGCGGCTGGACAAGGCGTGGAAAGCGTGGCAGGTGCCGGATAGCACAGGCAAGCGGCGGGGGCGGCCTCGCTTCAAAAAAGCGGGGGAGTTGAGATCCTTCACATTCCCCCGCATCAATTGCCCCAAGGCGGGAGCGCATCTGGAAGGGGAGACTCTGCGGCTGAGCAAGATTGGCTCGATGCCTGTGGTGCTGCACCGCCCCTTGCCGGAGGGGTTTGTGCCCAAAACCTGCACAGTGGTGCGCAAGGCCGATGGGTGGTATGTCTGCATCAGCTTGGAAGACAAAAGCGTTCCTCTCCCAGAGCCTGTGCCGATCAAAAAGGCGGTGGGCATTGATGTGGGATTGGATAGGTTTCTCACCACCAGCGATGGGGAGGTGGTGCCTATCCCGCGGTACTACCGCCGAGCTCAAAAGCACTTGGCCCGACAGCAGCGGCAACTGAGCCGCAAGGTGAAGGGATCCGCCAACTGGAAGAGACAAGCCACGAAAGTTGCTTGTTTGCAGTTGCACGTTGCCCGACAACGCAAAGCGTTCCACTACCAAGTGGCGCACTGGCTGGTGGGGCAATACGACCTGTTGGTGGTGGAGGATCTCAACGTCCGAGGGCTGGCACGGACTCGGTTGGCTAAATCGATTTTGGATGCGGCTTGGGGACAATTTCTTGACATTCTGACAGCAGTGGCGGTCAAACGCGGCAAACAGGTGTTGAGAGTGGATCCCCGTGGTACGTCCCAAAATTGTTGTGTTTGTGAGGAGCGTGTTCCCAAGGCCTTGTCGGAACGGGTGCATGATTGCCCCCGTTGCGGGTCGTGGGACAGAGACTTGAACGCTGCTATCGAGATTTTGAAGCGTGGACTCAGGTCCCCCCGTATACGGGGGGATATAGGGGGGCGGTGGGACTGCCGCTCTCTGGCTGTGGAGGATCCTGGTTTACCAGTCCGTTGA
- a CDS encoding IS630-like element ISSoc15 family transposase (programmed frameshift), with product MPTHSLDLRQRVVAAYQAGNTSIRQVAKRFMVTKRTVHRWVRQYQQTQDLAPKKAGTKRVGILEQHRQEVMAIITEHPDFYLWQYQELLRERLGINVSIVTIHNFLKKQGMTLKKKTYCSAKVKEEEVQRERLAYSQEVRNIPAEDLIAIDQTGVWEGMERGVSRSLRGQRAYHYRQRYKGEKYTVIGAISLRGVVGCRVIKGGMKKGDFLEFLRSELCPKLDARKVVIMDNLNIHKSREVEELIRGTGARILYLPVYAPELNPIEMMWSVLKHFIRQLCRIGKYSMEQIVKTSLLLINPSSFRSWFAKCCYCTP from the exons ATGCCGACTCATTCTTTGGATTTGCGGCAAAGAGTTGTAGCAGCCTACCAGGCAGGTAACACCTCCATCCGCCAGGTAGCTAAACGCTTCATGGTGACCAAAAGAACAGTACACCGCTGGGTGCGTCAGTACCAACAAACTCAAGATTTAGCCCCTAAGAAAGCAGGCACCAAGCGAGTGGGCATTTTGGAACAACATCGGCAGGAAGTGATGGCAATTATTACAGAACACCCAGACTTCTACCTGTGGCAGTATCAAGAACTGTTGCGCGAGCGCTTAGGAATCAATGTAAGCATCGTCACGATACATAATTTCTTGAAAAAGCAAGGAATGACTCTAAA AAAAAAGACCTACTGCAGTGCAAAAGTCAAAGAAGAGGAGGTGCAAAGGGAACGACTAGCTTATAGTCAAGAAGTCAGGAATATTCCAGCCGAGGATTTGATTGCCATCGACCAGACGGGAGTCTGGGAGGGAATGGAGCGGGGAGTATCTCGGAGTTTACGTGGTCAACGGGCTTATCATTACCGTCAAAGATACAAGGGTGAAAAGTATACGGTTATTGGAGCTATTTCCTTGAGAGGTGTAGTTGGCTGTCGTGTCATCAAGGGTGGGATGAAGAAAGGAGATTTTTTGGAGTTTTTGAGAAGCGAGCTATGTCCGAAGCTAGATGCGAGGAAGGTTGTGATTATGGACAACTTAAATATCCACAAGAGTCGGGAAGTTGAGGAATTGATTAGGGGGACAGGAGCACGAATCCTATACCTGCCTGTGTATGCGCCGGAGTTGAATCCCATTGAGATGATGTGGTCGGTGTTGAAGCATTTTATTCGGCAGCTTTGCAGAATTGGGAAATATAGCATGGAGCAGATAGTGAAGACTTCTTTACTACTGATCAATCCATCCTCCTTCCGAAGTTGGTTTGCTAAGTGCTGCTATTGTACCCCTTGA
- a CDS encoding SIMPL domain-containing protein, giving the protein MEGSKGWKKEQLGFLKGMPWLALGLALVLLVWNGLGSNGGAMASPGEGSRTLTVTGQGSVAVETSIAMIRLGVVLQGETAQSVQQQVAERSERLVNRLKELQVSALQTTGISLYPQYDYQESPPRLAGIRGQNSFQFEVPIARAGQVLDEAVAAGANQVESVSFRADEAARLQARSRALTQAMEDARRQASDVLGALNLSIRSVERIRIHSDSYVQPPSPGMGGAEEDAPLQAATTPVEGGQQTVRAQVTLEIRF; this is encoded by the coding sequence ATGGAAGGGAGCAAGGGCTGGAAAAAAGAGCAGTTGGGATTCTTGAAGGGAATGCCCTGGCTGGCTTTGGGACTGGCGCTGGTCTTATTGGTGTGGAATGGGCTTGGCAGCAATGGAGGAGCGATGGCCAGTCCCGGTGAAGGATCCCGAACTTTGACGGTAACCGGCCAGGGATCTGTTGCCGTGGAAACCTCAATTGCGATGATCCGGCTAGGGGTGGTGCTCCAAGGGGAGACGGCGCAATCGGTACAGCAACAGGTGGCCGAGCGCTCGGAGCGGCTGGTGAACCGCCTCAAAGAGCTGCAGGTGAGCGCCCTGCAGACCACCGGCATTTCCCTCTATCCCCAATACGACTACCAAGAGAGCCCGCCTCGCCTGGCAGGGATCCGGGGGCAAAACAGCTTCCAATTTGAGGTGCCCATAGCCCGAGCAGGACAAGTGCTGGATGAAGCCGTGGCTGCCGGAGCCAACCAAGTGGAGTCGGTCAGCTTCCGAGCCGATGAGGCCGCCCGGTTGCAGGCACGCAGCCGCGCCCTAACCCAAGCTATGGAAGATGCTCGACGCCAAGCCAGCGACGTGCTGGGGGCCTTGAACCTGAGCATCCGTTCCGTGGAACGCATCCGGATTCACAGCGACAGCTATGTCCAACCCCCGTCCCCAGGCATGGGTGGAGCGGAGGAGGATGCCCCTCTCCAGGCAGCCACCACGCCAGTGGAAGGGGGACAGCAAACGGTGCGCGCCCAAGTCACGCTCGAGATTCGTTTCTAG